AGGATCGCCTGCGCTTTCGCTGGTCCAATACCGGGAAGCGTATCGAGATCGGCCAGTGTTCCGTGGTTGATACTAATGCGTGCATGAGTGTTCGATGGTGGTGACGTGGGAGACACAACGGTGACGGAGCCGTCCGGTGACTTGACAGGGACAGTGACTTGTTCACCGTCCTCGAGGCGGGCTGCCAGGTTGACCGCAATGAGATCTGCGTCGTTCGCAGCTCCTCCGGCGGCTGCCAGCGCGTCGCGGACGATGGATCCCTCCGGCAGGGTATAGACATCTGGATGGAGGACAGCACCAGTCACATACACCTTGATGGAAACCGGGGTCGTGGGCGTAATTTCCGCGCTCGAAGAGTCTTCGACAATCTGCGGGAGCGGGTTGGGCGTCGGTTTGATGAGGCGCGAGCCGACGAACAGCCCGGCGCCCATTCCCAGGGCGAGAACAGCGATGATCAGGACGATTATCTGATGCTTCGACAGTTTTTCCATTGCAGTGGAGACTCGCTCGTTGTCGAGCGTGCAGCCTCCCGCCTCCTTCATTGACGTCGAATGATTTCAGCTCTTAGCGGGAGCCCCCCATGACTGTGAGAAGATCGTACAGTTCCAGAAAGTCGGTGACCATCCCCTCGGTCCGCTGAGGGATTGGAGTTTCAATGATCCTGACAGGAGTCCCTGTCGGGATCATTGAGAAGGCCTTCGTCACATCGGCGTTCTGATGGCGTACGCATCCGTGCGATACGTCCTTGCCGATGCTGAACGGGTCGTTCGTTCCGTGCAGCCCATAGGTAGGGAGCGAAATGCCGATCCAGCGAACCCCCAGGCCGTTCGTCTTATCACGAAGGTATGGGGCGTACACCTTGCCTTCCCAGTACCAGTTAGGGTCGGCTTGCTTCTCAGTCACCTTGTACCTGCCGACGGGCGTGGCACTTTCGCCAGTGGTTCCGGTCGCATCCGGGAACGCGAGAGTGCCACCTGTAGTTCTGAGGACCGTGATGTGGAATGATTTGTCGACGACAACCTCAGTGACTGTGGCGCCTCGGGCCGACGGCATGGCCACGACGGCAAGAGCCACGGCGAGGGCTACAACGTAGAAGAAACGCGAGCGACGGTCATTTTTCATAGTGACTCCCATTATAGACAGCACTGCCCTGATAGCAACGAAGCCGGAACGAGCGGCAAATCAGAAGGGCCCCTTTCGGGGCCCATTATGTCCAAGAAGTGTTTCAACATCACAAGAGACAGTATGTCTTCTCGCCGAATGGTGCGGGGAGAGGGAGTTGAACCCTCACGACCTTGCGATCACTAGGACCTGAACCTAGCGCGTCTGCCATTTCGCCACCCCCGCCTGAAGGCTTGAGACTAACGCTCCAGAATGACCGGGATGACGATGGGCCGCCGGCGCGTCTTGTCGTATATATATTTAGCCGAGAATTTGCGTAAGTCAAGCTGCAAATCAGGCGTCGCGCGTATATCCTTGTTGCGATGGGTCACCATGAAGGCCTTCATCTCGCGAGTCAGGTCCGTCAGGATTGCGTCGTCGTCAGTCACGACGCCCTTCGTCACGATTTCCGGACCAGCAAGGATCTTTCCTGTCATCGTGTCAATGCTTACGACTAAGACCAGAATGCCATCTTTGGCCAGGCGGGCACGGTCAGTGAGAATAGGGCTATCGGGTAGTCCCAAGGCGAGACCATCGATCAGGAGTCCTTCGGCGGGTATGCGTTTGAGCGCAGTCAGGTGTTCGCTGTCTACTGTGAAGCACTGGCCGTTTTCGAGGATGAAGATGTGCGTGCCCGGGATACCGACGCTCTCGGCAAGTCGCTTGTTCCACAGAAGATGGCGATACTCGCCGTGAATCGGCACGAAGAACTTGGGGCGTGTCAGCGAGAGCATGAGCTTGAGGTCTCCCTGAGCGCCATGACCCGACACGTGGACCTTATCCTCTCGGCGGTAGAATACGTTGGCACCTCGGCGGAACAGGTTGTCGACCGTGCGAGCTACCATCTCCTCATTGCCCGGAATCGGATCTGCAGACAGCACGACGGTGTCGCCTTTCGTGATCTTCACGAAATCGTGTTCGCCGCGAGCAAGACGTGACAGGCCGCTCATGGGCTCGCCCTGAGTTCCGGTCGTGACAATGAGCATCTTGTCCTTGGGGACGTTCCCCATCTCATCCTGCTGGACGAACATGTTCTCAGGCATATCCATGATCTTGACCTTGCGGGCCACCTTGACAGAGCTGATAATGCTCCGACCGTCCACAAAGACCTTGCGACCCTGAGGGACAACTGCGTCCATGATCTGCTGAATCCGGTGGATGTTGCTGGAGAACGTGCTGAAGATGATGCGGCCCTTCGATTCGCGCACAATGCCGTCGAATGTGGACCGCAGGTCGCGTTCCGAACCTGCGAAGCCCGATTCTTCGGCGTTCGTCGAGTCGGACAGAAGCAGGAGTATTCCCTCGCGCCCCAGGGCGCTGAATTTTTGAAGATCAATGGGCTTGTCGTCGACGGGAGTCTGATCGATCTTGTAATCGCCGGTGTGAAGAATGATTCCCTCGCTCGTGCGTATGGCAATGGCCATGCTCT
This sequence is a window from Coprothermobacter sp.. Protein-coding genes within it:
- a CDS encoding ribonuclease J yields the protein MTMTKTQSQHTQHTTLHHDIIRITPLGGLGEIGKNMTVYEVNDDAVIVDAGFKFPEYDMQGIDYVIPNMDYLDQIKDKIRGILITHSHMDHIGALGYTLEHVRAPIYASKFALGIIEDVIPGRMKPYETKAVQAGDRIKIGNMDVEFVRVTHSVPESMAIAIRTSEGIILHTGDYKIDQTPVDDKPIDLQKFSALGREGILLLLSDSTNAEESGFAGSERDLRSTFDGIVRESKGRIIFSTFSSNIHRIQQIMDAVVPQGRKVFVDGRSIISSVKVARKVKIMDMPENMFVQQDEMGNVPKDKMLIVTTGTQGEPMSGLSRLARGEHDFVKITKGDTVVLSADPIPGNEEMVARTVDNLFRRGANVFYRREDKVHVSGHGAQGDLKLMLSLTRPKFFVPIHGEYRHLLWNKRLAESVGIPGTHIFILENGQCFTVDSEHLTALKRIPAEGLLIDGLALGLPDSPILTDRARLAKDGILVLVVSIDTMTGKILAGPEIVTKGVVTDDDAILTDLTREMKAFMVTHRNKDIRATPDLQLDLRKFSAKYIYDKTRRRPIVIPVILER
- a CDS encoding transporter; protein product: MKEAGGCTLDNERVSTAMEKLSKHQIIVLIIAVLALGMGAGLFVGSRLIKPTPNPLPQIVEDSSSAEITPTTPVSIKVYVTGAVLHPDVYTLPEGSIVRDALAAAGGAANDADLIAVNLAARLEDGEQVTVPVKSPDGSVTVVSPTSPPSNTHARISINHGTLADLDTLPGIGPAKAQAILDYRAQHGPFKRLEDLQNVTGIGTKTYEDLKFLITL